The Bacillus sp. F19 DNA segment CATGGAAAACATTAATGAAGAATCATCCGCATGATAGCATATGCGGATGCAGCGTAGATGAGGTACACCGCGAGATGGTGAGCCGGTTTGAAAAAGTTAAGCAGATAACTGAAATGATTGTACAAGAAAAAGGAACTGAAATTGCTTCACGTATTGATACAAGGATAGATAATAACTCAAAAACTTGCATACCTATTGTTGTTTTTAACGGATCTGGTTCGAAGCGTGAAGAAGTGATTACAAAAGAAGTTGAACTTGAGAAGATCTATTTTTCAGAAATGGATTTTCAGCAAATCCCAGCTTATCTTGCTGAAAAATCTATGCCAGTGCTTGAAGTGAGAGATCCAATGAGATCCGCAGTTCCAAGTGTCTATCATGATAAAGGAATCCGTTTTGGCTATGACTTACCTTCTGACGGCTTTAGAAGACCCTATTTTGCCAGGATTGCAGAACTCACATTTTTAGCTGAAAATGTTCCCCAAATTGGTTATAAAACGTATTACGTAAACCAAAACGAAAATCCTGCTCAATTTAAACAGATTGACATAATGAATCATGACCGTGAAATGGAAAATGATTTTGTTCGTATAAAAATCCATGAAGACGGCTCTTATACTCTTACAAATAAGAAAAGTGAAAAAACATATGAATGTTTAGGAGTATATGAAAATACGGGCGATATTGGCAATGAATATATGTTTAAAAATACTTTGGACTCAATCCCGCTGACTACAAAGGGCTTGAAAGCCCAAATCCAAGTGTTAGAAAACAATAGCCTAAGAGCAAGGGTTGAAATGATCCACAAATGGGTGATCCCAAAGAGCGCAGATCAAACATTTGAAAAGGAAAAAAGTATGTTAGTTTGGCACAAAAACAGAAAAGCGTTTCGTTCAGCAGAAACCGCAACTATTCAGATAAGAACCATTATGACGCTAGATCAAACGTCAAGAGGACCATCCTTTCAAGCTTTTATTGAAAATCAAGCTAAAGATCATCGAATAAGAGTCTTATTTCCAACAAATATTCAAACTGACTCTCACCATGCAGATAGTGTTTTTGAAATCGTTAAAAGAAAAAATTGCCCTGAAATAGAATGGGAGAATCCTAGCTTTGACCATCATCAGCAAGGTTTTGTCAGTATGTCAGATGAACGGAACGGTTTGACCATTGCCAATAAAGGCTTACATGAGTATGAAATCTTAGAAGAAAACAAAACCATCGCCTTAACATTACTTCGTTCTGTCTCTGAACTAGGGGATTGGGGTGATTTCTCTACACCTGAAGCTCAATGTTTAGGGGAGAATGAAGCAGAATGGATGGTTATCCCTCATTCCGGTGATGTGATTACATCTGAATCTTATCATCTTGCCTATCAATTTCAAGCGCCGTTAACGATGATTCAAACGGATCTTCATCATGGGGACTTACCTAAGGAAAACCAATTCCTCGAATGGAATGGTCCATCGCTTGCAATGACGACTATCAAGATTGCAGAAGAGGGCGATCACGTGATTACTAGATGGTTCAATACTTCAGATGAAAAAGTTGATTTAAAAGTAAACATGCCTCTTGTTAAACAAGGATTTGCCAGCAATATCATTGAAGAGAAGCTAGAAGGTTTGCCAAGCAACAACATTGAAATAGCCTTAAAACCATTCGAGATTAAGACGGTAGGCTGGACCCGTTAAAAGGAGTAGAGAATGTGAACGCAACGATACCTGAGTCAATGAAAAAACTAATTTTAAAAGTGAATGAACATTTTCTGAATGATAAAAAACTTCAGGAGATGTTTGCACAATGTTTTATTAATACCTATACAACAACTTTAAAACCACAAGAAGATGGAACAACCTTTGTAATTACAGGTGATATACCGGCAATGTGGCTAAGAGATTCAGCAGCACAAGTGAGGCCTTATCTTATCTTAGCTGAAGAAGATGAGCAAATCGCAAAAATGATTGAAGGTGTTGTTTCTAAACAATTCCAGTTCATTAACCATGATCCTTATGCAAATGCGTTTAATGAAACCCCAAGCGGTAAGGGGCACCAAAGCGACTTAACAGACATGACTCCTTATATTTGGGAAAGAAAATATGAAGTAGACTCCCTTTGCTATCCATTGCAGCTTGCCTATCTGCTTTGGAAATCAACGGGACGGACTTCTCATTTAAACGATTCTTACCAAGCGGGATTAAAAAGCATTTTGAACGTGTGGAAGGTAGAACAAAATCATGAGAATAAATCAGCATACCGTTTCGAACGTGAAAATGTTCGGCAATCAGACACACTCACGCGCAGTGGTATGGGATCAGAGGTAATAAAAACCGGTATGACTTGGAGTGCATTTCGTCCAAGTGATGATGCCTGCCACTATGGTTACCTTGTTCCAGCCAACATGTTTGCGGTTGTGGTTCTTAAATATTCTGCTGAAATTTGTCTTCAGGTCTTGCTTGATTCCGAACTTGCTAAAGAATGCATGCAATTGGCTTGTGAAATCGAGGAGGGAATAAAAAAATATAGTGTGATCAACCATCCTGTCTATGAGGAAATGTACGTCTATGAGACAGATGGCAGGGGAGGTTATAACTTAATGGATGACGCGAATGTTCCCAGCCTTCTCTCGATGCCATATTTAGGTTATTGCGATTTTAACGATCAAACCTACCAAAATACGAGACATTTTTTGCTGAGCCGGGATAACCCTTATTATTATGAGGGGAAATTGGCAAGTGGAATTGGCAGTCCGCATACCCCAGATCATTATATATGGCATATCGCCTTAGCAATTCAAGGTATGACAGCACAAGAGGAATCTGAAAAACAAAGAATATTATCTGTTTTTAAACAAACAGATGGAGATACAGGCTATATGCATGAAGGGTTTAACTCAGATGATCCAAAGGAGTACACAAGAGAGTGGTTTTCATGGGCAAACTCTATGTTCAGTGAATTTGTTTTAAGTCTTTGTGGATATGCAGTCAAAGGAAGTCCGCTGAATCAATGGCTTCAAAATAAATAATGAAATGGGGATGTAAGGCATGGTTCGGTCTAAAAAGGGGTTATGTTCCATTGTTGCTTTTCTAGCTGTTTGGTTTGTGATCTTTATGCCATCCGGCAGCTTTGCAGCACAGCCGGAATCATCTTATTGGTTTC contains these protein-coding regions:
- a CDS encoding alpha-mannosidase, with the protein product MKNKRTAHIISHSHWDREWYMSFEKHRYYLVKLMDELLELFQKEPDFKSFHLDGQTILLEDYLEIRPEKREELKKAISEKKLHIGPWYVLQDAFLTSSESNIRNLIYGLRDAKEFGSVSKLGYFPDTFGIYGQAPQLLKQAKIETAAFGRGVKPTGFNNTVEDAKNFESPFSELKWESPDGSSILGILFANWYSNGNEVPEDEKDALSFWNIKIEQAMKYAATPHLLFMNGCDHQPVQHNLPAAILTAKKLFPDIDFVHASFDDYLKNLKPSLPNELQTITGELRNQRTDGWSTLVNTASARIYLKQMNQECQVLLEKAAEPLSVMAHLVGFEYPSHFLNYAWKTLMKNHPHDSICGCSVDEVHREMVSRFEKVKQITEMIVQEKGTEIASRIDTRIDNNSKTCIPIVVFNGSGSKREEVITKEVELEKIYFSEMDFQQIPAYLAEKSMPVLEVRDPMRSAVPSVYHDKGIRFGYDLPSDGFRRPYFARIAELTFLAENVPQIGYKTYYVNQNENPAQFKQIDIMNHDREMENDFVRIKIHEDGSYTLTNKKSEKTYECLGVYENTGDIGNEYMFKNTLDSIPLTTKGLKAQIQVLENNSLRARVEMIHKWVIPKSADQTFEKEKSMLVWHKNRKAFRSAETATIQIRTIMTLDQTSRGPSFQAFIENQAKDHRIRVLFPTNIQTDSHHADSVFEIVKRKNCPEIEWENPSFDHHQQGFVSMSDERNGLTIANKGLHEYEILEENKTIALTLLRSVSELGDWGDFSTPEAQCLGENEAEWMVIPHSGDVITSESYHLAYQFQAPLTMIQTDLHHGDLPKENQFLEWNGPSLAMTTIKIAEEGDHVITRWFNTSDEKVDLKVNMPLVKQGFASNIIEEKLEGLPSNNIEIALKPFEIKTVGWTR
- a CDS encoding glycoside hydrolase family 125 protein; its protein translation is MKKLILKVNEHFLNDKKLQEMFAQCFINTYTTTLKPQEDGTTFVITGDIPAMWLRDSAAQVRPYLILAEEDEQIAKMIEGVVSKQFQFINHDPYANAFNETPSGKGHQSDLTDMTPYIWERKYEVDSLCYPLQLAYLLWKSTGRTSHLNDSYQAGLKSILNVWKVEQNHENKSAYRFERENVRQSDTLTRSGMGSEVIKTGMTWSAFRPSDDACHYGYLVPANMFAVVVLKYSAEICLQVLLDSELAKECMQLACEIEEGIKKYSVINHPVYEEMYVYETDGRGGYNLMDDANVPSLLSMPYLGYCDFNDQTYQNTRHFLLSRDNPYYYEGKLASGIGSPHTPDHYIWHIALAIQGMTAQEESEKQRILSVFKQTDGDTGYMHEGFNSDDPKEYTREWFSWANSMFSEFVLSLCGYAVKGSPLNQWLQNK